DNA from Plasmodium cynomolgi strain B DNA, chromosome 12, whole genome shotgun sequence:
CCTGTTCTACATCGTAAATGGGAAACGTGGaaacgaagaaaaggagTTATGTAGCTACGATAGTTAAACACTTCGGAAAGTTATCCGCTTTCtacaaatttttaagttcgaagctgtaaaaaaaaaaaaaaaaaaattcacattaATTTGcatcttttcgttttttttttttttttttacttccttctTAACagatttaaatgaaataaataatttaataaactTAACTTTTCTCGAAGAATTTGGGGAAATCTTTTAATTGCCGTTAACGAAAGGAGTTATTGTGTACGTCTTGGGCCTGCTTGTTGCGGGGCACTACACATTGGGGTTTTGAATAACACgcttttatgtttttaattttcacagttggactttctttttttgcattttttgagATACTACTTCTATTTCGCtggaaatttaaaatttacctttttttttttttttcatttccatgACGTGTTCATATCAGTTCGATGGGATTTCTCCCATTGCCTGTAAGTTTtaccttccctttttcctacTTCTTGAATGAACAAATGCGTTTGTACTGTAAAGCGAACAGCgacgttatttattttattttttttttttgctacaaTTAAACTGAATTAAATTAGCAAAAAGGGCAAATATAATACTAGCTACTTTGACCAGTGAGGTTATGATTGACATTTTGCGTGCATACCAATGGGGAAAAggcattaaattttatgcaatttttaaagttgACCTCGCTTCGATGTGATCGggcattttttacttaattttattacacCCCTAAGGACGGTTAAATTGTAACAGCGGAATGGTGTGCGCGTGGAGAAAggcaatttgtaaaaaatgaggaatttgcaaaaagtgaggaatttgcaaaaagtgaggaatttgcaaaaagtgaggaatttgtaaaaagtgaggaatttgtaaaaagtgaggaatttgtaaaaattgaggAATTCTTTTGGGGGATTTCTCCCTTTGGAGTCCTTGTGAGTACTACAGCGCGAAATTGCTTTTCGTGCATAACTTTATTGGTATCACTTCAAACCGTGACTGATTAAAAATGTCCCTATTTGGAAACGGAAAGGGACaacctttttaatgaaatatttagCGTATCATCAATATAGAAGCTCATTAACCGCTTTGCCATTTCGCGAGCGGGCAAGTAAACAAAAGAGAGgcataaaaatgcacacaaaagAAACATTAAGGAGACAAACGGTGATGACATTACTTGCACTGGTTTCGACTGCAAGCTGTTTTCCGAAGTGAGTGAATGGGGACGTGAGTCTGTCCGTATATATGTGCAGGCTGCACGCAGGGGTGTGTAtaagtatgtacatatatatatctatatatatgtatgtacgcacACTGAACCATTCGCCTACGCGATTTTAAGGagccttcccccccctgggaaCGCGCCAAAATGGTGCTCCTGAAAATTCTcaagaaaataaaggaaaagcaaaaaaacataagGATAATCATACTAGGGTTGGACAACGCGGGGAAAACGACAATCGTGAAGAGGTTACTGGGGGAAGACATTTATAAAGTAAGTCCCACGTTCGGATTTACCATTGAGACGTTGCAGTTTGATAAGCACCTTATTAATATATGGGACATAGGGGGGCAGAAAAGTATTAggcatttttggaaaaattattacgaGAATGTAGACGGCATTATTTATGTCATCGATAGTTCCGATTTGTTTAGAATCCAGTTATGTTCATATGAGttgaaacaaattttaaaagaggaGAGACTGTACGGATGCTCCCTGCTGATTTTATCTAACAAGGTGGACATAGAGAACTCTTCAAAGGTGGAGCAAATCGTTGAGGTAAGTATTGTGTAGTTCTGCATTTGCGTAGTGCAGTTGTGCAGTTGTGCAGTTGTTTAGTTGTGCAGTTGTGCAGTTGTGCAGTTGTTTAGTTGTGCAGTTGTGCAGTTGTGCAGTTGTGCAGTTCTGCCGTTGTATTGGTGCGTTGGTGAGTTGGCGGGGGAGAACCGAACGAACACACACGCGCAAAgatatatgtgcatgcttTTGCGCATACGCGGTTAAGCGCAGCTCCGTGATCTCTTCTTTTTGAGGCGTACTCGTCTAAGGCATAGTTCGTAGCACCTCTCGAGTGCTCTACTTCTGTGCATATAGATGCACACTTGCTCATGCGCCCCTTGAACAATTCGCCTCGCAGATTTTGAAGCTAAACGAAATGAACATCGATCGCCACTGGTGCATAAATGAGTGCAGCGCTTTTTCGGGAAAGGGGTTACTAAAGTCGTTTATGTGGTTGATCGATGACATAAGCTACAGAATTAACAACACTTACTGATTTGGTTCATCCCCGCGCGCTCTTATTCGAACAGGATGTACCATTACTTCAAGAAGCTGTGCGTTTGTTTGAAGctcatatgtatgtactatttcttcccatttgtgcaaattG
Protein-coding regions in this window:
- a CDS encoding ADP-ribosylation-like factor (putative); this encodes MVLLKILKKIKEKQKNIRIIILGLDNAGKTTIVKRLLGEDIYKVSPTFGFTIETLQFDKHLINIWDIGGQKSIRHFWKNYYENVDGIIYVIDSSDLFRIQLCSYELKQILKEERLYGCSLLILSNKVDIENSSKVEQIVEILKLNEMNIDRHWCINECSAFSGKGLLKSFMWLIDDISYRINNTY